One Mangifera indica cultivar Alphonso chromosome 4, CATAS_Mindica_2.1, whole genome shotgun sequence genomic region harbors:
- the LOC123214706 gene encoding epoxide hydrolase 4-like isoform X2 has translation MVNFFSIYKPLLHGALKLVGMTTQAVEIEPGTVLNFWLPTETTKKMKNKTSKPAVVFLHGFAMDGILNWQFQVLALANKYAVYVPDFLFFGGSITDRPERTVEFQSECMAKGLRKLGVEKCTVVGLSYGGMVGFKMAEMYPELVESMVVSCSVMALTESVSNTGLQRIGFSSWAEFLLPKTVEGVRTLFDIGSCNLPKVPKFICEDILEAMFDHRKERSELLEALVISDEKFSIPHYPQKIYLLWGENDVIFDMETARNLKEQGGEKATLMAIQKAGHLVNLERPFVYNKHLKTILASLTLDKCHNN, from the exons ATGGTTAACTTTTTCTCCATTTACAAGCCCTTGTTGCATGGGGCACTGAAGCTAGTTGGGATGACGACTCAAGCGGTGGAGATTGAACCAGGGACGGTCTTGAATTTCTGGCTTCCAACTGAAACGACTAAGAAGATGAAGAACAAAACAAGCAAGCCTGCTGTGGTGTTTCTCCACGGATTTGCAATGGATGGTATTCTAAACTGGCAATTCCAGGTGCTGGCCTTGGCCAACAAGTACGCAGTCTACGTTCCGGATTTTCTCTTCTTCGGAGGCTCCATTACCGACCGTCCCGAGAGGACAGTGGAGTTTCAAAGTGAGTGTATGGCTAAAGGGCTGAGGAAGCTTGGCGTGGAGAAGTGCACCGTGGTTGGACTAAGCTATGGCGGGATGGTTGGTTTCAAAATGGCTGAAATGTATCCTGAGTTGGTTGAGTCCATGGTGGTGAGTTGCTCAGTTATGGCGTTGACTGAGTCTGTTAGCAATACCGGGCTTCAGAGAATCGGGTTCTCTTCCTGGGCGGAGTTCTTGCTTCCTAAAACAGTCGAGGGTGTGAGAACTCTCTTTGACATCGGCAGCTGCAACTTGCCAAAAGTGCCTAAATTCATTTGCGAAGACATCCTGGAG GCCATGTTTGATCATAGAAAGGAGAGAAGTGAACTTCTAGAGGCCTTAGTGATAAGTGATGAGAAATTTTCCATTCCTCATTACCCACAG AAGATATATCTGTTGTGGGGTGAAAATGATGTGATTTTTGATATGGAAACTGCCCGGAACTTGAAAGA GCAAGGGGGAGAGAAAGCAACCTTGATGGCAATACAGAAGGCTGGTCACCTGGTCAACCTAGAGCGGCCTTTCGTCTACAACAAGCACCTCAAGACTATTCTTGCTTCTTTGACACTAGACAAATGTCACAATAACTAG
- the LOC123214706 gene encoding epoxide hydrolase 1-like isoform X1 — protein sequence MVNFFSIYKPLLHGALKLVGMTTQAVEIEPGTVLNFWLPTETTKKMKNKTSKPAVVFLHGFAMDGILNWQFQVLALANKYAVYVPDFLFFGGSITDRPERTVEFQSECMAKGLRKLGVEKCTVVGLSYGGMVGFKMAEMYPELVESMVVSCSVMALTESVSNTGLQRIGFSSWAEFLLPKTVEGVRTLFDIGSCNLPKVPKFICEDILEAMFDHRKERSELLEALVISDEKFSIPHYPQKIYLLWGENDVIFDMETARNLKDLKLCRQGGEKATLMAIQKAGHLVNLERPFVYNKHLKTILASLTLDKCHNN from the exons ATGGTTAACTTTTTCTCCATTTACAAGCCCTTGTTGCATGGGGCACTGAAGCTAGTTGGGATGACGACTCAAGCGGTGGAGATTGAACCAGGGACGGTCTTGAATTTCTGGCTTCCAACTGAAACGACTAAGAAGATGAAGAACAAAACAAGCAAGCCTGCTGTGGTGTTTCTCCACGGATTTGCAATGGATGGTATTCTAAACTGGCAATTCCAGGTGCTGGCCTTGGCCAACAAGTACGCAGTCTACGTTCCGGATTTTCTCTTCTTCGGAGGCTCCATTACCGACCGTCCCGAGAGGACAGTGGAGTTTCAAAGTGAGTGTATGGCTAAAGGGCTGAGGAAGCTTGGCGTGGAGAAGTGCACCGTGGTTGGACTAAGCTATGGCGGGATGGTTGGTTTCAAAATGGCTGAAATGTATCCTGAGTTGGTTGAGTCCATGGTGGTGAGTTGCTCAGTTATGGCGTTGACTGAGTCTGTTAGCAATACCGGGCTTCAGAGAATCGGGTTCTCTTCCTGGGCGGAGTTCTTGCTTCCTAAAACAGTCGAGGGTGTGAGAACTCTCTTTGACATCGGCAGCTGCAACTTGCCAAAAGTGCCTAAATTCATTTGCGAAGACATCCTGGAG GCCATGTTTGATCATAGAAAGGAGAGAAGTGAACTTCTAGAGGCCTTAGTGATAAGTGATGAGAAATTTTCCATTCCTCATTACCCACAG AAGATATATCTGTTGTGGGGTGAAAATGATGTGATTTTTGATATGGAAACTGCCCGGAACTTGAAAGA TTTAAAATTGTGCAGGCAAGGGGGAGAGAAAGCAACCTTGATGGCAATACAGAAGGCTGGTCACCTGGTCAACCTAGAGCGGCCTTTCGTCTACAACAAGCACCTCAAGACTATTCTTGCTTCTTTGACACTAGACAAATGTCACAATAACTAG
- the LOC123214531 gene encoding 3-ketoacyl-CoA synthase 4-like, which translates to MNTGESRGAGVQIQQSRRLPDFLQSVNLKYVKLGYQYLMTHLLTLLLVPLMAVIIIQASQMNPDDVQQLWLHLKYNLVSVIICSAFLVFGSTVYIMTRPRSIYLVDYSCYRPPSHLQVRYKQFMEHSRLTGDFDESSLEFQRKILERSGLGEETYAPQAMHYIPPRPSMAAAREEAEQVMFGALDNLCANTNVKPKDIGILVVNCSLFNPTPSLSAMIINKYKLRGNIKSFNLGGMGCSAGVIAIDLAKDMLQVHRNTYAVVVSTENITQNWYFGNKKSMLIPNCLFRVGGAAILLSNKAKDRRRAKYKLVHVVRTHNGADDNAFKCVYQEQDDVGKIGVSLSKDLMAIAGLALKTNITTLGPLVLPISEQLLFFATLVSKMLFNAKIKPYIPDFKLAFEHFCIHAGGRAVIDELEKNLQLLPVHVEASRMTLHRFGNTSSSSIWYELAYTEAKGRMRKGHRVWQIAFGSGFKCNSAVWQALQNVKPSPNSPWEDCIHRYPVKLVL; encoded by the coding sequence ATGAATACTGGCGAGTCTAGAGGTGCAGGAGTTCAGATCCAGCAGAGTAGGAGACTGCCGGATTTTCTCCAGAGTGTGAACTTGAAGTATGTGAAGTTGGGTTATCAATACTTGATGACTCATCTTTTGACCCTTTTGTTAGTTCCGTTAATGGCGGTCATTATCATCCAGGCTTCTCAAATGAACCCAGATGACGTTCAACAGCTCTGGCTTCATCTTAAATACAATCTTGTCAGCGTCATTATCTGTTctgcttttcttgtttttggatCCACCGTTTATATAATGACCCGACCCAGATCCATTTATTTGGTTGACTATTCTTGTTACCGTCCCCCCTCTCATTTGCAAGTCAGATATAAGCAGTTTATGGAGCATTCGAGACTCACTGGAGATTTTGATGAATCATCATTGGAATTTCAGCGCAAGATTTTGGAAAGATCAGGTCTTGGTGAAGAAACATATGCTCCCCAGGCTATGCATTATATACCCCCAAGGCCTTCAATGGCTGCAGCCAGAGAAGAGGCAGAGCAGGTGATGTTCGGTGCTTTGGATAATTTGTGTGCTAATACTAATGTCAAACCTAAAGATATTGGTATTCTGGTTGTTAATTGTAGTTTGTTTAATCCAACACCTTCATTATCTGCCATGattattaataagtataaattgaGGGGCAATATAAAGAGTTTCAATCTTGGTGGTATGGGTTGTAGTGCTGGGGTCATTGCTATTGATCTTGCCAAGGATATGTTGCAAGTTCATAGAAATACTTATGCAGTGGTTGTTAGCACCGAAAATATCACCCAGAATTGGTATTTTGGAAACAAAAAATCAATGTTGATTCCCAATTGTTTGTTTAGAGTTGGAGGTGCTGCAATATTGTTGTCAAATAAGGCTAAGGATAGGCGCCGTGCTAAGTACAAGCTTGTTCATGTTGTCAGGACACATAACGGGGCCGATGATAATGCATTTAAGTGTGTTTATCAGGAACAGGATGATGTAGGAAAAATTGGGGTTTCCTTGTCCAAGGATTTAATGGCTATTGCTGGTTTGGCCCTTAAAACTAACATCACTACATTAGGTCCCCTTGTTCTTCCTATAAGCGAGCAACTTCTCTTCTTTGCCACCTTGGTTTCCAAGATGTTGTTTAATGCAAAAATCAAGCCTTACATTCCTGATTTCAAGCTTGCTTTTGAGCACTTCTGCATTCATGCTGGGGGACGTGCCGTGATTGATGAACTTGAGAAGAATCTGCAGCTTCTCCCAGTGCACGTTGAGGCATCTAGGATGACCTTGCATCGGTTTGGCAACACTTCATCAAGCTCAATATGGTACGAGCTGGCTTACACAGAGGCAAAAGGAAGGATGCGAAAGGGGCATCGTGTTTGGCAGATTGCTTTTGGAAGTGGTTTCAAGTGTAACAGCGCAGTCTGGCAGGCCCTCCAGAATGTGAAACCTTCTCCCAATAGTCCATGGGAAGATTGCATTCACAGGTATCCAGTGAAGTTAGTCCTGTAG